In Oleiharenicola lentus, the following are encoded in one genomic region:
- a CDS encoding AAA family ATPase has protein sequence MINGPTWSQKLRAEIGQAVIGQDAVIERLLVALLANGHVLLEGMPGLAKTLLIKSLGTALGVQFERIQFTPDLLPSDVVGTMIFSPKDGGFTTHRGPIFANLVLADEINRAPAKVQSALLEAMQERQVTIGGGTHALPRPFFVMATQNPVEQEGTYPLPEAQTDRFLFKLLVDYPTADEEALMMERWGQVTRSPELKPVSSGEELLSLRAQVDQIHVSPAVQAYILALVRSSRDLAAQAEGTGGGAKRLLNFGASPRASLALFQAGRALAWLRGADYLSPALVQEIFHDALRHRVGLTYEAEAEGLSTDKVLDQVLIRTPVPAKA, from the coding sequence ATGATCAACGGTCCCACCTGGTCCCAGAAACTCCGCGCAGAAATCGGTCAGGCCGTCATCGGCCAGGATGCCGTCATCGAGCGCCTGCTCGTCGCCCTGCTGGCCAACGGCCACGTCCTCCTCGAGGGCATGCCCGGCCTCGCCAAGACCCTGCTCATCAAGTCCCTCGGCACCGCCCTCGGCGTCCAGTTCGAACGCATCCAGTTCACGCCCGACCTGCTGCCGAGCGACGTGGTCGGCACGATGATTTTCTCGCCCAAGGACGGCGGGTTCACGACCCATCGCGGCCCGATCTTCGCCAACCTCGTGCTGGCCGACGAAATCAACCGCGCGCCCGCCAAGGTCCAGTCCGCCCTCCTCGAGGCCATGCAGGAGCGCCAGGTCACCATCGGCGGCGGCACCCACGCCCTGCCCAGACCCTTCTTCGTGATGGCCACGCAAAACCCGGTGGAACAGGAAGGCACCTACCCGCTTCCCGAGGCGCAGACCGACCGCTTTCTGTTCAAGCTGCTCGTGGACTACCCGACCGCCGACGAGGAGGCGCTGATGATGGAACGTTGGGGCCAGGTCACCAGATCTCCTGAACTGAAACCCGTTTCCAGCGGCGAGGAACTCCTCTCGCTCCGCGCCCAGGTGGACCAGATCCACGTCTCGCCCGCCGTGCAGGCCTACATCCTCGCGCTCGTCCGCAGCTCGCGCGACCTCGCCGCGCAGGCCGAGGGCACCGGCGGTGGCGCCAAGCGCCTGCTCAACTTCGGCGCCTCGCCCCGCGCCTCGCTCGCCCTCTTCCAGGCCGGCCGCGCCCTCGCCTGGCTCCGCGGTGCCGACTACCTCTCGCCCGCCCTCGTGCAGGAAATTTTCCACGACGCCCTGCGCCACCGTGTCGGCCTCACCTACGAAGCCGAGGCCGAGGGCCTGTCCACCGACAAGGTCCTCGACCAGGTCCTCATCCGCACGCCGGTGCCGGCGAAAGCCTGA
- a CDS encoding TIGR00730 family Rossman fold protein: MQKLLCVYCSSSDRIDPKYAAAAEELGRELVARGWGLVYGGGKTGLMGAVARGTKSAGGRVVGVIPEFMKARELAFDEADELVTVITMRERKLLMETRADAFVTLPGGWGTLEEIMEILTLRQLDVVKKPCVFYNQEGFYDDLIRLFDRMLAEKFFKPSNMDLFRVADSIPDIFSQIELARGAKAEAKWFDTK, translated from the coding sequence ATGCAGAAACTGCTCTGTGTCTATTGCTCTTCCAGCGACCGGATTGATCCGAAGTATGCGGCGGCCGCCGAGGAGCTGGGCCGCGAGCTCGTGGCGCGCGGCTGGGGGCTCGTTTATGGCGGCGGCAAGACCGGCCTGATGGGGGCGGTGGCACGCGGCACCAAGTCTGCGGGCGGCCGCGTGGTCGGCGTGATTCCTGAGTTCATGAAAGCTCGCGAGCTGGCCTTCGACGAGGCCGACGAACTGGTGACCGTCATCACCATGCGCGAGCGCAAGCTGCTGATGGAGACGCGGGCCGACGCCTTCGTGACGCTGCCCGGCGGGTGGGGCACGCTCGAGGAGATCATGGAGATCCTCACGCTGCGGCAGCTTGATGTCGTGAAGAAGCCCTGCGTGTTCTACAATCAGGAGGGTTTTTACGACGACCTGATCCGGCTATTTGACCGGATGCTGGCCGAGAAATTCTTCAAGCCATCGAACATGGACCTTTTCCGCGTGGCGGACTCCATTCCCGACATCTTCTCGCAGATCGAACTCGCGCGCGGGGCGAAGGCGGAGGCAAAGTGGTTCGACACGAAATGA
- a CDS encoding BatD family protein, with protein sequence MRRNPPTFSFFAGACLQALIRFIAGKPAPAWGLVFFATALPALAQSIRWDPPGGQLGFNQVSQLSLVFEDCEPDNDPKLPTVDGLQFGTPGQSSQTSIINFKMTRTFALVFPVRPTKRAAIIIPPFEVQTDKGTLKVAAARYTVGDAPVGNSGLTINDVASASLEIPKKSVWAGEVFPVAYNLDVIRRYFHSLGSSVAWESAPAIADDWTKPEPSEALIRGERHVIAAQTTRASIKQPGIYTLKPAGQLINLMVGSSGFGLFTQPNVEQRQLESNSLELTVKALPAAPPEFTGAVGQFTFVSKVVPLTAAVGEPVTWTLELAGTGNWPDLTGLPQREVSNDFQVVQPKSKRTMKDGTLFEGTLTEDVVLVPTKPGTYRLPPVRFSYFDSDSGTYKTVASEPATVTITAGSAPVVPPASSGAPVQFSLAPPTPAPATPALPTAVAPVPPENLPREQLEQSARGHAPVELSKLVRLCLLSAVLGPLLLWLTLAALRSRERDPQRTRREARAALRLALAELRNSGAQPSAFSAPLRRWQQHTATLWQIPHAAPGARLVHASIQRHSLNATAWTKLWEEADRALHGRDAALPQDWLNRAEGALQAVKIPGWNPFSLFAGRNLLPFLSGLFILSALLAPSESRADTASEAYRRGDFAAATTAWQQSVKTTPTDWAARHNLGLALAQQDRWAEAAAHWTGAFLLNARADVTRYDLNLGIQRSGLANPQLVELSRGEGRYQIARLASPGEWQLALVLAALLLAAALVLLLLQGYRRIGGWGKPTALSATLLAIILAGAATFSLHVYGQLAHPDAVFVWRATTLRSIPTEADTTQKTSPLSAGSVAVVEKTFLGWTKLTFPGGQSGWVRNEELIGLYR encoded by the coding sequence ATGCGACGCAATCCGCCCACGTTCTCTTTCTTTGCAGGAGCCTGCTTGCAGGCGCTCATCCGGTTCATCGCCGGCAAGCCGGCTCCCGCCTGGGGGCTGGTCTTCTTCGCCACCGCCCTCCCTGCGCTCGCCCAATCCATCCGCTGGGACCCGCCCGGCGGCCAGCTCGGCTTCAACCAGGTGAGCCAGCTTTCATTGGTGTTCGAGGATTGCGAACCGGACAACGACCCCAAGCTGCCCACGGTGGACGGTCTCCAGTTCGGCACGCCCGGGCAGAGCAGCCAGACCAGCATCATCAACTTCAAGATGACGCGGACCTTCGCCCTCGTGTTTCCGGTCCGCCCCACCAAGCGCGCCGCGATCATCATCCCGCCATTCGAAGTCCAGACCGACAAGGGAACGCTGAAGGTGGCCGCCGCCCGCTACACCGTCGGAGACGCCCCGGTCGGCAACTCCGGCCTCACGATCAACGACGTCGCCTCGGCCTCTCTCGAGATCCCGAAAAAATCCGTCTGGGCCGGCGAGGTTTTCCCGGTCGCCTACAACCTCGACGTGATCCGCCGCTACTTCCATTCCCTTGGCAGCAGTGTGGCCTGGGAAAGCGCACCGGCCATTGCCGACGACTGGACCAAGCCCGAGCCGAGCGAGGCGCTCATCCGCGGGGAACGGCACGTCATCGCGGCGCAAACCACGCGCGCCTCCATCAAGCAGCCGGGCATCTACACGCTGAAACCCGCCGGCCAGCTGATCAACCTGATGGTCGGAAGTTCCGGCTTCGGTTTGTTCACCCAACCCAACGTCGAGCAGCGCCAGCTCGAATCCAATTCGCTCGAACTCACCGTCAAGGCCCTGCCGGCCGCGCCGCCGGAGTTCACGGGCGCGGTCGGGCAGTTCACTTTTGTTTCCAAAGTCGTTCCGCTCACCGCCGCCGTCGGCGAACCGGTCACCTGGACCCTCGAACTGGCCGGCACGGGCAACTGGCCCGACCTCACCGGGCTGCCGCAGCGCGAGGTCTCCAACGACTTCCAGGTCGTGCAACCGAAGTCGAAGCGCACGATGAAGGACGGCACCCTCTTCGAGGGCACGCTCACCGAGGATGTCGTGCTCGTGCCCACCAAGCCAGGCACCTACCGCCTGCCGCCGGTGCGTTTCAGCTATTTCGATTCCGACAGCGGCACCTACAAGACCGTCGCCAGCGAGCCCGCCACGGTGACCATCACCGCCGGCTCCGCTCCCGTTGTGCCGCCGGCATCCTCCGGTGCGCCGGTGCAATTCTCGCTCGCCCCGCCCACGCCCGCCCCCGCGACCCCGGCCCTGCCCACGGCCGTGGCCCCCGTTCCACCCGAAAACCTGCCGCGGGAACAGCTGGAGCAATCCGCCCGCGGCCATGCGCCCGTGGAACTGTCCAAACTCGTCCGGCTCTGTCTCCTGTCCGCTGTCCTCGGGCCCCTGCTCCTCTGGCTGACCCTCGCCGCCCTGCGCTCCCGCGAACGCGATCCCCAGCGCACCCGCCGCGAAGCCCGCGCCGCCCTGCGCCTGGCACTGGCGGAGCTGCGCAACTCCGGCGCTCAGCCCTCCGCGTTCAGCGCTCCGCTCCGGCGGTGGCAGCAGCACACCGCCACGCTCTGGCAAATCCCCCACGCGGCCCCCGGCGCAAGGCTCGTCCACGCCAGCATCCAGCGCCACTCGCTGAATGCCACCGCCTGGACCAAACTCTGGGAAGAGGCCGACCGCGCCCTCCACGGTCGCGACGCCGCCCTGCCGCAGGACTGGCTCAATCGCGCCGAGGGCGCGCTCCAAGCCGTGAAAATCCCCGGCTGGAACCCGTTCTCACTCTTCGCTGGCCGCAACCTGCTGCCGTTCTTGTCCGGCCTATTCATCCTTTCCGCGCTGTTGGCCCCCTCGGAATCTCGCGCCGACACGGCCAGCGAGGCCTATCGGCGCGGAGACTTCGCCGCCGCCACCACCGCCTGGCAACAATCGGTCAAGACCACGCCCACCGACTGGGCCGCCCGCCACAACCTCGGCCTTGCCCTCGCCCAGCAGGACCGCTGGGCCGAGGCCGCCGCGCACTGGACCGGCGCCTTCCTGCTCAACGCCCGCGCCGATGTCACGCGCTACGATCTGAACCTGGGTATCCAGCGTTCGGGCCTCGCCAACCCGCAGCTCGTCGAGCTCTCCCGTGGCGAGGGACGCTACCAAATCGCCCGCCTCGCCTCACCCGGCGAATGGCAGCTCGCCTTGGTCCTCGCCGCCCTGCTGCTCGCCGCTGCCCTCGTGCTCCTGCTGTTGCAGGGTTACCGCCGGATCGGCGGCTGGGGCAAGCCCACCGCCCTCTCCGCCACGCTGCTCGCCATCATCCTCGCCGGCGCCGCCACCTTCAGCCTCCACGTCTACGGCCAACTCGCGCACCCCGACGCGGTTTTCGTTTGGCGCGCCACCACGCTTCGCAGCATTCCCACCGAGGCCGACACCACGCAAAAGACCTCGCCTTTGTCCGCCGGCTCCGTCGCCGTTGTCGAGAAGACCTTCCTCGGCTGGACCAAGCTGACTTTCCCCGGCGGCCAGTCCGGCTGGGTCCGCAACGAGGAGCTGATCGGATTGTATCGGTAA
- the gluQRS gene encoding tRNA glutamyl-Q(34) synthetase GluQRS produces the protein MVNSSYIGRLAPSPTGLLHLGHARTFWIAQQRARAAEGRLFLRNDDLDRARCRPEFVTAMIEDLRWFGFAWEEPMITQSERIPLFRAALARLHAGGFIYPCACSRKDVQQAIAAPHEGAFNDEPLYPGTCRPENLPPDSRLRSPAAPAPGDGFNWRFRVPDGETLTFQDGHGGEQRATAGHDFGDFLVWRKDDVPSYQLASVVDDADLGITEVVRGADLIKSTFRQLLLFRALGFAIPAFCHCPLVTDEFGVRLAKRHDALALRTLREHGRKPAEIRSAW, from the coding sequence GTGGTTAACTCCTCTTACATCGGCCGGCTGGCTCCTTCACCCACGGGGTTGCTGCACCTCGGTCACGCCCGAACTTTCTGGATCGCCCAGCAGCGCGCCCGGGCCGCCGAGGGCAGGCTCTTCCTGCGCAACGACGACCTCGACCGCGCCCGCTGCCGGCCGGAGTTTGTCACCGCCATGATCGAGGACCTGCGCTGGTTCGGCTTCGCTTGGGAAGAGCCCATGATCACCCAAAGCGAACGCATTCCGCTCTTCCGCGCCGCACTCGCCCGGCTGCACGCCGGCGGCTTCATCTATCCCTGCGCTTGCAGCCGCAAGGACGTCCAGCAGGCCATCGCCGCCCCGCATGAAGGGGCTTTCAACGACGAGCCGCTCTACCCCGGCACGTGTCGCCCGGAAAACCTGCCTCCCGACTCCCGTCTCCGGTCGCCTGCCGCACCCGCACCAGGCGATGGATTCAACTGGCGCTTCCGCGTGCCCGACGGCGAAACGCTCACCTTCCAAGACGGCCACGGTGGCGAACAGCGCGCGACCGCCGGCCACGACTTCGGCGACTTCCTCGTTTGGCGCAAAGACGACGTGCCCAGTTACCAGCTGGCCAGCGTGGTGGACGACGCGGATCTCGGGATCACCGAGGTCGTGCGCGGTGCCGATCTCATCAAATCCACCTTCCGCCAGCTGCTGCTGTTCCGCGCGCTCGGGTTCGCGATCCCGGCCTTTTGCCACTGCCCGCTCGTCACCGACGAATTCGGTGTCCGCCTTGCCAAGCGTCACGACGCCCTCGCGCTCCGCACGCTGCGCGAACACGGGCGCAAACCGGCGGAAATTCGTTCGGCATGGTGA
- a CDS encoding VWA domain-containing protein, producing MSFHSPHLLWLLVPLVLLFSWELARHATRAVTNWPKIARAWAGAFEVSLGAKHTTAENRPRLWLWFGLACCLVALARPQWGVIEDQVFDQSREVIIAVDLSRSMLAQDVKPSRLDRSKLLIQSLLDDLKGERVGLVLFAGTAFLQSPLSSDYEVMREFLPALDPDYLPEGGSNYQAMLDTSMQAFGTSTADRYLIVLSDGESTVDDWRKHTEALKNKGIRVIGLGVGTTQGSFIPDAAGGFVKDERGAVVMSRLNSATLQELAQVTGGAYTDASAWVDLPGLLRTTVEAGKKGEFSEKNTARLIERFQWFLAPGLVLLLISFWAEFPVRPRERALPLAGRKRENGVRRRETTAIAVMIGLFLLLSPCSIPPASAAEQPGDTLAKPLSTLIGRLADKPALEAKDCSELAQATLTYAERLKSAQQQPQEPVVRDALQAVDLGEKLDPKAADWPKLRADLEALLKRDDQQKQDEQKQDQKNEDQQKQEQQPQQKQDQQQQDQDQKNNDQQKQDEKQQSEQQNQPQNQDAFGDMKDQQEQKAEDQKPAQPPPPKPGTQKVGGQKEEKSPERADPELAMPLQKLEQVRNQDSPAKLQQLMQGQQQKPKGTGKNW from the coding sequence ATGAGCTTCCACTCCCCCCATCTTCTCTGGCTGCTTGTGCCGCTCGTGCTGCTGTTCTCGTGGGAACTGGCGCGGCACGCCACGCGCGCGGTCACGAACTGGCCCAAGATCGCCCGCGCGTGGGCCGGGGCCTTCGAGGTGTCGCTCGGGGCCAAGCACACGACCGCCGAGAACCGCCCGCGCCTCTGGCTCTGGTTCGGCCTCGCCTGTTGCCTGGTCGCGCTGGCGCGTCCGCAGTGGGGCGTCATCGAGGATCAGGTCTTTGATCAGTCGCGCGAGGTGATCATCGCGGTGGACCTTTCGCGTTCCATGCTCGCGCAGGACGTAAAGCCGTCGCGCCTCGACCGCAGCAAGCTTCTCATCCAGTCGCTGCTCGACGACCTCAAGGGCGAGCGCGTGGGCCTTGTGCTCTTCGCCGGCACCGCATTCCTCCAGAGCCCCCTCAGCTCCGACTATGAAGTCATGCGCGAATTCCTGCCCGCCCTCGATCCCGATTACCTCCCGGAGGGCGGTTCCAACTACCAGGCCATGTTGGATACCTCCATGCAGGCCTTCGGCACCTCCACTGCCGACCGCTATCTCATCGTCCTGAGCGACGGCGAAAGCACGGTGGACGACTGGCGGAAGCACACCGAGGCCCTCAAGAACAAGGGCATCCGGGTCATCGGTCTGGGCGTGGGCACCACGCAGGGCTCGTTCATCCCCGATGCCGCCGGCGGCTTCGTGAAGGACGAACGCGGCGCGGTCGTCATGTCGCGCCTCAACAGCGCCACGCTGCAGGAACTCGCCCAGGTCACGGGCGGCGCCTACACTGACGCCAGCGCCTGGGTGGACCTGCCCGGCCTGCTCCGCACCACCGTCGAGGCCGGCAAGAAGGGCGAATTCTCCGAGAAGAACACCGCCCGCCTCATCGAGCGCTTCCAATGGTTCCTCGCCCCCGGCCTCGTGCTCCTGCTTATCAGCTTCTGGGCCGAGTTCCCCGTCCGCCCGCGGGAGCGGGCGCTGCCGCTGGCGGGCCGGAAAAGGGAGAACGGAGTAAGGAGAAGGGAAACCACGGCAATCGCAGTCATGATCGGATTGTTCCTGCTCCTTTCACCCTGCTCCATTCCTCCCGCCTCGGCTGCCGAGCAGCCGGGCGACACCCTCGCCAAGCCTCTCAGCACCCTCATCGGACGCCTCGCCGATAAACCCGCCCTTGAGGCCAAGGACTGCAGTGAGCTGGCCCAAGCCACCCTCACCTACGCCGAGCGCCTCAAGTCCGCCCAGCAGCAACCGCAGGAACCCGTCGTGCGCGACGCCCTGCAGGCCGTGGATCTCGGAGAGAAGCTCGACCCCAAGGCCGCCGACTGGCCCAAGCTGCGCGCGGATCTCGAAGCCCTGCTCAAGCGCGACGACCAGCAAAAACAGGACGAGCAGAAACAGGATCAGAAGAACGAGGACCAACAAAAGCAGGAGCAACAACCGCAGCAGAAGCAGGATCAGCAACAGCAGGACCAGGATCAGAAAAACAACGACCAGCAGAAGCAGGATGAAAAGCAGCAATCCGAGCAACAGAACCAACCGCAAAACCAGGACGCCTTCGGCGACATGAAGGACCAGCAGGAGCAGAAGGCCGAAGACCAGAAGCCCGCCCAGCCGCCTCCGCCGAAACCCGGCACGCAAAAGGTCGGCGGTCAGAAAGAGGAAAAGTCCCCCGAACGGGCCGACCCCGAGCTCGCCATGCCTCTCCAGAAACTTGAACAGGTCCGCAACCAGGACTCCCCCGCCAAGCTCCAGCAACTCATGCAAGGCCAGCAGCAGAAGCCCAAAGGCACGGGCAAGAATTGGTGA
- a CDS encoding DUF58 domain-containing protein has product MASVSEHTSLVTSQLALLKQLEWRVRHAVENVLSGEYRSAFRGRGMEFDQVVKYTFGDDIRDIDWNVTARLGEPYRKKFIEEREVSLLLLFEDSVSLQFGSGAQSKREALLELAGLLMMLGAVNRDRVGFLHASPAGYTLKEPVRGRGQIMHAAAQLLGQPAPAMDDRESKIENSFIPWRLLAKAAPRHSILIWLGDFPPRLEPEGWSVLSRRYQTMGFRVEDPWDRELPAASRLTTYDPVAGRIVNLNGTSSAQRAAHAEWVAQREAAFRTLFPDPLARLSVRTDQERLEALVRFFHARMFAGHRR; this is encoded by the coding sequence ATGGCCTCCGTCTCAGAGCACACCTCCCTCGTCACCTCCCAGCTTGCGCTGCTCAAGCAGCTCGAGTGGCGCGTGCGCCATGCGGTGGAGAACGTGCTCAGCGGCGAATACCGCTCCGCCTTCCGCGGACGCGGCATGGAGTTCGACCAGGTCGTCAAATACACCTTCGGCGACGACATCCGCGACATCGACTGGAACGTCACGGCCCGGCTCGGCGAGCCCTACCGCAAGAAGTTCATCGAGGAGCGCGAGGTCTCGCTGCTGCTCCTGTTCGAGGACAGCGTGAGCCTGCAGTTCGGCTCCGGTGCCCAGTCCAAGCGGGAAGCCCTGCTCGAGCTCGCCGGCCTCTTGATGATGCTCGGCGCCGTCAACCGCGACCGCGTCGGCTTCCTCCACGCCTCGCCCGCCGGCTACACGCTCAAGGAACCCGTCCGCGGCCGCGGCCAGATCATGCACGCCGCGGCCCAGCTCCTCGGGCAACCGGCGCCGGCAATGGATGATCGAGAATCAAAAATCGAAAATTCCTTCATCCCCTGGCGCCTCCTCGCCAAGGCCGCCCCGCGCCACAGCATCCTGATTTGGCTGGGCGATTTTCCCCCGCGCCTCGAGCCCGAGGGCTGGAGCGTGCTCTCGCGCCGCTACCAGACCATGGGCTTTCGTGTCGAAGACCCGTGGGACCGCGAACTGCCCGCCGCCAGCCGGCTCACCACCTATGACCCCGTCGCGGGCCGGATTGTAAACCTCAACGGCACCTCGTCCGCCCAGCGTGCCGCCCACGCCGAGTGGGTCGCGCAGCGCGAGGCCGCCTTCCGCACGCTCTTCCCCGACCCGCTCGCGCGCCTCTCCGTCCGCACCGATCAGGAACGGCTGGAGGCCCTCGTCCGCTTCTTCCACGCCCGCATGTTCGCCGGTCACCGCCGGTGA
- a CDS encoding NUDIX hydrolase — protein MTLADTIALLRRYEIRAEAGHEAAMLAEYFPFMAAHPDCLGRTCLDGHLTASAWIVDAARTRTLLTHHRKLDRWLQLGGHVDGEADLALAAMREAQEESGLARLRLASPEVFDVDRHRIPARGAEPEHWHFDVRFLIEADPAEPLQISSESKDLAWVRLEDVARLNPEESLARLVRKTERHTPP, from the coding sequence ATGACGTTGGCCGACACCATCGCGCTGCTGCGCCGGTACGAGATCCGCGCCGAGGCCGGACACGAGGCCGCGATGCTGGCGGAATATTTTCCGTTCATGGCAGCGCACCCGGACTGCCTGGGGCGCACCTGTCTCGACGGGCATCTCACGGCGTCGGCCTGGATCGTGGACGCGGCGCGCACCCGCACTTTGTTGACGCACCACCGCAAACTCGACCGCTGGCTCCAGCTCGGCGGGCATGTGGACGGCGAGGCTGACCTGGCATTGGCGGCGATGCGGGAGGCGCAGGAGGAGTCCGGGCTTGCGCGGCTGCGCTTGGCATCGCCGGAGGTGTTTGATGTGGACCGTCATCGGATCCCGGCGCGCGGGGCCGAGCCGGAGCACTGGCACTTTGACGTGCGCTTCCTGATCGAGGCCGACCCGGCGGAGCCGCTGCAAATCAGCAGCGAGTCCAAGGATCTCGCGTGGGTGCGGCTGGAGGATGTGGCGCGGTTGAATCCGGAGGAGTCATTGGCGCGGCTGGTGCGGAAGACGGAGCGCCACACCCCGCCCTGA
- a CDS encoding MOSC domain-containing protein — translation MHVAGLFIYPVKSLRGCAVSSVELDALGFAGDRRFLVIGADGQMLTQRGVTRMALVGTALAGGTLTLTADGAGRVSVPTVSDPTAPLHTVAVWKHAGLQAEDCGDAAAAWLGDVLGLTCRLVRIGEKFLRPVTKKAGRPGDVFSFADGSPVLVTSEASLADLNDRIQENQGEPVPMDRFRPNLVLADCAAFAEDTFPHLRIGDVTLRAAGKSDRCIMTTTDQRTGLRGKEPLRTLATFRRDPALDPTAVWFGANFINESKSGKIHVGDRVSTA, via the coding sequence ATGCACGTCGCCGGCCTCTTCATCTACCCCGTGAAATCCCTGCGCGGCTGCGCGGTGTCTTCCGTTGAACTGGACGCCCTCGGCTTCGCCGGGGACCGCCGGTTCCTCGTCATCGGCGCAGATGGCCAGATGCTGACACAACGCGGCGTCACGCGCATGGCCCTGGTCGGCACCGCGCTGGCCGGGGGCACCCTCACGCTTACTGCCGACGGCGCCGGTCGCGTCTCGGTTCCCACCGTGTCCGATCCGACGGCTCCGCTGCACACTGTGGCGGTGTGGAAACACGCGGGCCTCCAAGCCGAGGACTGCGGCGACGCCGCAGCCGCCTGGCTCGGAGACGTTCTGGGCCTCACCTGCCGCCTCGTGCGCATCGGCGAAAAATTTCTTCGCCCGGTCACCAAGAAGGCAGGTCGCCCCGGCGATGTTTTCTCCTTCGCCGACGGCTCACCCGTGCTCGTCACCAGCGAGGCCTCGCTCGCCGACCTCAACGACCGCATCCAGGAAAACCAGGGCGAGCCCGTGCCGATGGACCGCTTCCGCCCCAACCTCGTGCTCGCCGACTGCGCCGCCTTCGCCGAGGACACGTTTCCTCATCTCCGGATCGGTGACGTGACGCTGCGCGCCGCCGGCAAGAGCGACCGGTGCATCATGACAACGACCGACCAGCGCACCGGCCTCCGCGGCAAGGAGCCGCTCCGCACCCTCGCCACTTTTCGCCGCGATCCGGCGCTCGATCCCACGGCCGTCTGGTTCGGCGCCAACTTCATCAACGAGTCCAAGTCCGGCAAAATTCATGTCGGCGATCGCGTCAGCACGGCTTGA
- a CDS encoding peptide chain release factor family protein: MADFPDIVEASLRARFVSLGVAADDVEEVFIRGAGAGGQKINKTSSTVRLRHLPTGVEARCQRERNQSVNRLLAWTELANKLEWRKQESANAAQAARELAKRQKRQKSRGQKARMIAAKRHRAGHKAARGRVSGDE; this comes from the coding sequence ATGGCCGATTTTCCCGACATCGTGGAAGCGTCGCTGCGGGCGCGATTTGTCTCCTTGGGCGTGGCCGCGGACGACGTGGAGGAGGTTTTCATCCGCGGTGCCGGGGCCGGCGGCCAGAAAATCAACAAGACTTCCTCCACGGTGCGCTTGCGCCACCTGCCGACCGGGGTTGAGGCGCGATGCCAGCGAGAACGCAACCAGTCGGTCAACCGCCTGCTGGCGTGGACGGAGCTGGCCAACAAGCTGGAATGGCGGAAACAGGAATCCGCCAACGCCGCCCAGGCCGCGCGCGAGCTGGCGAAGCGGCAGAAACGCCAAAAATCGCGCGGACAGAAGGCGCGGATGATCGCCGCCAAACGCCACCGCGCCGGCCACAAGGCCGCCCGCGGTCGGGTGAGCGGGGACGAGTGA
- a CDS encoding VWA domain-containing protein has translation MPLTNYTLHSPWWLLALLALPLLVWVRGRRGAPVLVVPFAAAWHRPSMIPTSRWPAYFATVGLVLLIVALARPQIVEDKREVKQQGYDLMLAIDLSGSMLAEDYERGGERINRLQAVKPIIQAFINQRTSDRIGMVVFSGRAYTLAPLTFDHEWLERQVERLKLGMIEDGTAIGDGLGVALTRLEQAKRESSGQRKGAFVVLMTDGANNRGVLTPVQATDIAKARGVPVYTIGAGKDGLVPMPVFDDNGNKIGYRRAISDLDESQLRAMADATGGKFFRAFDLDTTEKAFAAIDAAQKIEFQAKSYLLTTELFHWLAIPGAALLFLGALAALPPQLPLRRKRAAVTP, from the coding sequence ATGCCCCTCACCAATTACACGCTCCATTCCCCCTGGTGGCTGCTCGCCCTGCTGGCGCTGCCGTTGCTGGTGTGGGTACGCGGCCGGCGGGGGGCGCCGGTGTTGGTGGTGCCGTTCGCCGCGGCGTGGCATCGGCCGTCGATGATCCCTACTTCTCGCTGGCCGGCCTATTTCGCCACCGTCGGCCTCGTGCTCCTCATCGTCGCGCTGGCCCGTCCGCAGATCGTCGAGGACAAGCGCGAGGTGAAGCAGCAGGGCTACGACCTCATGCTCGCGATCGACCTCTCCGGTTCGATGCTGGCAGAGGACTATGAACGCGGCGGCGAGCGCATCAACCGCCTGCAGGCCGTCAAGCCCATCATCCAGGCCTTCATCAACCAGCGCACCTCCGACCGTATCGGCATGGTCGTTTTCTCCGGCCGCGCCTACACGCTCGCCCCGCTCACCTTCGATCACGAGTGGCTGGAACGCCAGGTGGAGCGACTCAAACTGGGCATGATCGAGGACGGCACCGCCATCGGCGACGGCCTCGGCGTCGCCCTCACCCGCCTTGAGCAGGCCAAGCGTGAGAGCAGCGGCCAGCGCAAGGGCGCCTTCGTCGTCCTCATGACCGACGGCGCCAACAACCGCGGCGTGCTCACTCCGGTCCAGGCCACCGACATCGCCAAGGCCCGCGGCGTGCCCGTTTACACCATCGGTGCCGGCAAGGACGGTCTCGTGCCGATGCCCGTCTTCGACGACAACGGCAACAAGATCGGCTACCGCCGCGCCATCTCCGACCTCGACGAAAGCCAGCTCCGCGCCATGGCTGACGCCACCGGCGGCAAGTTCTTCCGTGCCTTCGACCTCGACACGACCGAAAAGGCCTTCGCCGCCATCGACGCCGCCCAGAAGATCGAGTTCCAAGCCAAGTCCTACCTGCTCACGACCGAGCTGTTCCACTGGCTGGCCATCCCGGGCGCCGCGCTGCTGTTCCTCGGCGCGCTCGCCGCCTTGCCGCCACAGTTGCCTCTTCGTCGCAAACGCGCCGCGGTGACACCATGA